The following proteins come from a genomic window of Gimesia chilikensis:
- a CDS encoding response regulator, translated as MYASEQQIPVTPPDDQRSFTAEPPSFWRSLLLKNTLFVAIVVVLTAGILGHLAYIFARDILHDNIRVRLQLVVSDRAALFEGYVRQQLDRAALITSRTHLRELIQDFEQGTLDEDAFQSESKRILEDTISGSTSEFRDLWIVNPEGTVITATSDNYLNQTFADDPGFLKAKEHPQLDYPQKVDGKYVTYLMAPMKSEAGDLIGVLMVWLDVTPLERILTNRTGLQDTGALLVATREGDQVRYLLTPEDSTQRSVQLKEVPAMEKALNGESGSEVMHYSGDEVLVSYRPVDYQPNSDDAPWGMVAKIDLTEAYAPVTHLRQLLLGLQFGLVFFGMVVSFLVARRVTRPVLGLADTASKIARGNLDVRVPITSTDEVGMLGAAFNHMTAELAASRDQLEERIEQRTAELNASQKKLRRQTQILQSILDSMGDGVIVADQDGNSVFWNPAAEQIVGIGPQNVDPSKWSQIYGCYLADGVSMCPSEDLPLARAMRGESLDDSILFLKNPDIPDGTWISVTARPLKNDRGDLRGGVIVMHDITEAKATQEELESRDKKNRAILATTHEAFVGIDENSRICDWNEQAEATFGWTQQEVIGQSLVETIIPERYRLQHMQGIEKFLASGEGPVLNKRLELSALHQDGHEFPVELTITPVRQGDNFLFAAFVHDITEVKRAEEELKGAKEAAEAASQAKSAFLATMSHEIRTPMNAVIGMTELLLDTDLNPTQREYMTMVQESGESLLAVINDILDFSKIEAGRFDLEQAAFHLRENLGDTMKSLAVRAHHKRLELAFHLAPEVPDTIVGDRYRLRQIIVNLVGNAIKFTDEGEVVVDVNVESQSERDVLLHFVVRDTGIGIPKSKQKQIFQAFEQVDESMARRFSGTGLGLAIASRLINLMGGRIWVISEVDQGSAFHFTAHFELTQEEVPASEPLVKADLDGLRVLVVDDNLTNCQILEEMLSNWKMQPQTVTRGKDALEAMHARVRGGEPFDLVLVDANMPTMDGFSLAKAIKQDKELGSAVIMMITSSDRRGEISRCKKLGIAAHLIKPLKQSELFNSIAETLGINGVDHHSTRLKTAELGKRIPPLKILLAEDSIVNQKLALALLQPHGHEITVVTNGKEAVEQRKTAHFDLILMDVQMPEMDGLEATREIRDYEQTREEHIPIIAMTAHAMKGDRERCLEAGMDGYVSKPVRVRELYQMIEETLQMNAQLATVKNESTPEVSEQQADSIQMEHETTQGEESREELIMNPSEEQDSHDDVLNWEQAMEKAEIPAEALSELGQLFLQEAPKLLNEIRDAIQQGDATSLRRAAHTLKSSAAVFEAHHAADAALKLELLGKDEKLMEAREALPALEQEVDRLLPAVSAHIDSTALEGNK; from the coding sequence ATGTACGCTTCCGAACAACAGATTCCCGTCACACCGCCAGACGATCAGCGTTCGTTCACAGCTGAGCCACCTTCTTTCTGGCGATCATTGCTCTTAAAGAACACCCTGTTTGTGGCCATCGTAGTGGTGCTCACTGCCGGTATTCTGGGGCATCTTGCTTATATTTTTGCCCGCGATATTCTGCACGATAATATCCGCGTCCGGCTTCAACTGGTCGTCAGTGATCGGGCTGCGTTATTTGAAGGTTATGTACGACAGCAGTTGGATCGGGCTGCGTTGATTACCAGTCGGACTCACCTGAGGGAGCTGATACAAGACTTCGAACAGGGAACTCTCGATGAAGATGCTTTCCAGTCTGAATCAAAGCGGATACTCGAAGACACTATTTCGGGGAGTACCTCCGAATTTCGAGATCTCTGGATTGTGAATCCGGAAGGGACTGTGATCACTGCGACGAGTGACAATTATCTCAATCAGACCTTTGCCGATGATCCTGGATTTCTGAAAGCGAAAGAACATCCCCAGCTGGATTATCCACAGAAAGTGGATGGTAAGTATGTGACTTACCTCATGGCTCCCATGAAGAGTGAAGCGGGGGATCTGATCGGCGTTTTAATGGTCTGGCTCGATGTTACTCCTCTGGAGCGGATTCTGACGAATCGGACGGGGTTGCAGGACACGGGGGCACTTCTGGTCGCGACCAGAGAGGGAGATCAGGTACGATATTTATTGACTCCGGAAGACAGTACGCAACGATCAGTACAGCTCAAAGAAGTACCTGCAATGGAGAAAGCGCTGAATGGGGAAAGCGGATCCGAGGTTATGCATTACAGTGGCGATGAGGTGCTTGTTTCTTACCGTCCTGTAGATTATCAGCCTAATAGTGATGATGCTCCCTGGGGAATGGTAGCCAAAATAGATTTGACAGAAGCTTACGCTCCCGTAACACATTTACGTCAACTGTTACTGGGACTGCAGTTTGGGCTCGTTTTTTTCGGAATGGTGGTCTCTTTTCTGGTTGCCCGGAGAGTGACCCGGCCGGTATTGGGACTGGCCGATACTGCATCGAAAATTGCTCGTGGAAATCTGGATGTCCGGGTGCCGATCACTTCGACAGATGAAGTGGGGATGCTGGGGGCTGCGTTTAATCATATGACTGCAGAGCTGGCAGCCTCACGGGATCAACTGGAGGAACGGATCGAACAGCGAACTGCTGAGTTGAACGCGTCACAAAAGAAATTGCGTCGCCAGACTCAAATCCTGCAGTCAATTCTGGACAGTATGGGGGACGGTGTGATCGTTGCGGATCAGGATGGGAATTCCGTCTTCTGGAACCCGGCTGCAGAGCAGATTGTTGGCATCGGACCGCAGAATGTAGATCCTTCCAAGTGGTCACAGATTTATGGGTGTTACCTTGCAGACGGAGTTTCGATGTGTCCTTCCGAGGATCTGCCTCTGGCGCGGGCCATGCGGGGAGAGTCACTCGATGATTCGATTCTCTTTCTTAAGAATCCCGATATTCCTGACGGAACCTGGATCAGTGTGACTGCACGTCCTTTGAAAAATGATCGTGGTGATCTGCGTGGTGGCGTGATCGTGATGCACGATATTACGGAAGCGAAAGCCACACAGGAAGAACTGGAATCACGCGATAAGAAAAACCGGGCCATACTGGCGACGACGCACGAAGCGTTCGTCGGTATCGATGAGAACAGTCGCATTTGTGACTGGAATGAACAGGCGGAAGCGACTTTTGGATGGACTCAACAGGAGGTGATTGGACAGTCGCTGGTGGAGACCATCATTCCAGAACGCTATCGATTGCAACATATGCAGGGGATCGAAAAATTTCTTGCATCAGGTGAAGGCCCTGTTCTTAACAAGCGTCTGGAGCTCTCGGCTCTGCACCAGGATGGCCATGAATTTCCTGTGGAACTGACGATCACTCCCGTGCGGCAGGGGGACAATTTTCTGTTTGCGGCCTTTGTGCATGATATCACGGAAGTCAAGCGGGCCGAGGAAGAACTCAAAGGAGCTAAAGAAGCTGCCGAGGCTGCCAGCCAGGCAAAAAGTGCTTTTCTGGCAACGATGAGTCACGAAATCCGAACTCCCATGAATGCCGTAATTGGCATGACCGAATTACTGCTCGATACCGATCTGAACCCCACCCAGCGGGAATACATGACCATGGTGCAGGAATCGGGGGAATCTCTACTGGCAGTCATCAATGATATTCTGGATTTCTCCAAAATTGAAGCAGGCCGATTCGACCTGGAGCAGGCCGCATTCCACCTGAGGGAAAATCTGGGAGATACCATGAAATCGCTGGCTGTTCGCGCGCATCACAAACGCCTGGAACTGGCATTTCATCTGGCGCCGGAAGTTCCTGATACCATCGTTGGTGACCGTTACCGCTTACGACAGATCATTGTCAATCTCGTCGGAAATGCCATCAAATTTACGGATGAGGGAGAAGTAGTCGTAGATGTAAATGTCGAATCTCAATCAGAGAGAGACGTTCTGTTGCACTTCGTCGTGCGTGATACGGGGATCGGAATTCCCAAAAGCAAACAGAAACAAATCTTTCAGGCCTTCGAGCAGGTTGATGAATCGATGGCCCGTCGGTTCAGCGGTACTGGACTCGGCCTGGCGATTGCTTCCCGCCTGATCAATTTAATGGGGGGAAGAATCTGGGTCATCAGTGAAGTCGATCAGGGGAGTGCATTTCATTTTACGGCTCATTTTGAACTGACGCAGGAAGAAGTCCCCGCCAGTGAGCCATTGGTCAAAGCCGACCTGGATGGCCTGCGCGTGCTGGTTGTTGATGATAACCTCACCAACTGTCAGATTCTGGAAGAAATGCTCTCTAACTGGAAGATGCAACCCCAGACCGTCACGCGTGGGAAAGATGCACTGGAAGCGATGCATGCCCGTGTGAGGGGGGGTGAACCTTTCGATCTTGTACTGGTGGACGCGAATATGCCAACGATGGATGGGTTCTCGCTGGCGAAAGCGATCAAACAGGATAAGGAACTGGGAAGTGCAGTCATTATGATGATTACTTCCAGTGACCGAAGAGGGGAGATCTCCCGCTGCAAGAAACTCGGAATTGCAGCGCACCTGATTAAGCCTCTCAAGCAGTCGGAACTGTTTAACTCGATTGCAGAGACATTGGGAATTAACGGGGTAGATCATCATTCGACGCGATTGAAAACGGCTGAACTGGGTAAGCGTATTCCGCCTTTAAAAATACTGCTGGCAGAAGACAGTATCGTGAATCAGAAACTGGCGCTGGCCCTGCTGCAACCGCATGGCCACGAAATTACTGTCGTGACCAACGGGAAAGAGGCGGTCGAACAGAGAAAAACAGCCCATTTTGATCTCATTCTAATGGATGTCCAGATGCCTGAGATGGACGGTCTGGAAGCGACACGCGAAATTCGAGACTACGAACAGACAAGAGAGGAACATATACCAATCATTGCGATGACTGCACATGCGATGAAGGGGGACCGGGAACGCTGCCTTGAGGCCGGTATGGACGGCTACGTTTCTAAACCGGTGCGTGTGCGGGAACTGTACCAGATGATTGAAGAAACACTGCAAATGAATGCCCAACTCGCAACTGTAAAAAATGAGTCCACACCTGAAGTGTCAGAACAGCAGGCTGATTCGATTCAGATGGAACACGAGACAACCCAGGGGGAAGAATCGAGAGAGGAGTTAATCATGAACCCGTCTGAAGAACAGGATTCCCATGACGATGTATTGAACTGGGAGCAGGCAATGGAGAAAGCAGAAATACCTGCTGAGGCCTTGAGCGAACTGGGACAACTGTTTCTGCAGGAAGCCCCTAAACTACTGAACGAGATCCGGGATGCCATACAACAGGGGGATGCTACGTCACTAAGACGAGCCGCTCATACACTTAAAAGTTCAGCGGCCGTATTTGAAGCACACCATGCAGCCGATGCCGCTTTAAAGCTGGAGTTACTTGGAAAAGATGAAAAGCTGATGGAAGCACGCGAAGCTCTACCTGCCCTGGAACAGGAAGTCGACCGATTACTGCCAGCTGTTTCTGCTCACATTGATTCTACCGCTCTGGAAGGAAATAAATAA
- a CDS encoding Glu/Leu/Phe/Val dehydrogenase dimerization domain-containing protein, with amino-acid sequence MNVASGSGVKVLFIEDNPIHVGLVKTLLGESRAPIFQLQHAGSLQDGLKLLEAVPVDIILLDLTLPDSEDLDTFIRVRSFAPAIPIVIVTSLDDVKLAAKAVEAGAQDYLVKTQLSRTSLTRSLRYAIERTRVRDAEWDSPMFRLAQRQFLKAAQYMGLDDNIRQRLLFPQRTLVVTLPFRRDHYTEVETVFGYRVQHILTMGPTKGGIRYHQDVSLGEVSALAMWMSWKCALVHLPFGGAKGGVRIDPTGLTGHELQRLTRRFATEISPIIGPEKDIPAPDMGTNERVMAWIMDTYSQQVGYSVPAVVTGKPVVLGGARGRNEATGRGVVYLIEEAARHLKMNLSESTAVIQGFGNVGSHAALFLSDLGVKIIGVSDATTGIYNRNGLSMSSLLEYVGQNRFLEGYSEGDEITNQELLELECDILVPAALQNQITAENADRIKCRLLAEGANGPTTLEADEVLNEKGVFILPDILANAGGVTVSYFEWVQDTQNYMWSLDEVNQRLKRILQDAFQRTLNRAEKNNVDMRTAALMEGIERVAQAKLARGLFP; translated from the coding sequence ATGAATGTCGCATCAGGAAGTGGCGTCAAAGTATTGTTCATTGAAGATAACCCGATTCATGTGGGACTGGTGAAAACCCTGCTGGGGGAATCCCGGGCACCCATATTTCAGTTACAGCATGCAGGATCTCTCCAGGATGGTTTGAAACTGCTCGAAGCAGTTCCGGTCGACATTATTCTGCTGGACTTGACCCTGCCCGACAGCGAGGACCTGGATACGTTCATCCGGGTCCGTTCGTTTGCCCCCGCGATCCCGATCGTAATTGTTACGAGCCTGGATGATGTGAAACTGGCTGCGAAAGCCGTTGAGGCTGGAGCCCAGGATTATCTGGTTAAGACACAGCTGAGCCGAACTTCGCTAACTCGTTCTTTGCGTTATGCGATCGAGCGGACACGTGTGCGGGATGCCGAATGGGATTCGCCGATGTTCAGGCTGGCACAGCGACAGTTCCTCAAGGCGGCCCAGTATATGGGGCTGGACGATAATATTCGTCAGCGGTTGTTGTTTCCGCAACGAACGCTGGTCGTGACTCTTCCATTTCGTCGAGATCATTATACCGAAGTCGAAACCGTATTCGGCTATCGAGTTCAGCACATTCTGACTATGGGACCTACCAAGGGGGGGATTCGATATCATCAGGATGTCAGCCTCGGAGAAGTTTCAGCATTGGCGATGTGGATGAGCTGGAAGTGTGCCCTGGTGCACCTGCCCTTTGGTGGAGCCAAAGGGGGCGTACGCATCGATCCCACGGGGCTAACCGGTCATGAACTGCAACGTCTCACCAGACGATTTGCAACCGAAATCAGCCCGATTATTGGACCTGAGAAAGACATTCCGGCTCCTGATATGGGAACCAACGAACGGGTGATGGCCTGGATTATGGATACTTACAGCCAACAGGTAGGTTACTCTGTACCTGCAGTCGTGACAGGTAAGCCGGTCGTCCTCGGGGGGGCTCGGGGACGTAATGAAGCGACAGGGAGAGGCGTCGTCTATCTGATTGAAGAAGCGGCCCGGCATCTGAAGATGAATCTCAGTGAGTCTACGGCTGTGATTCAGGGGTTTGGAAATGTGGGCAGTCATGCTGCCCTGTTTTTAAGTGATCTGGGCGTGAAAATCATCGGTGTCAGCGATGCAACCACGGGCATCTATAACCGTAATGGGCTTTCGATGTCCTCACTGCTTGAGTATGTGGGGCAGAACCGTTTTCTGGAAGGTTATTCTGAAGGGGATGAAATCACGAACCAGGAACTGCTGGAACTGGAGTGTGATATTCTGGTACCTGCTGCATTGCAAAATCAGATCACAGCAGAAAATGCAGATCGCATTAAATGCCGTCTACTGGCGGAAGGTGCTAACGGGCCAACTACACTGGAAGCTGATGAGGTACTCAATGAAAAAGGGGTTTTCATACTCCCTGATATTCTGGCAAACGCGGGTGGGGTGACTGTTTCTTACTTCGAATGGGTGCAGGATACGCAGAACTATATGTGGAGCCTGGATGAAGTCAATCAACGATTGAAACGCATTCTGCAAGATGCGTTTCAGCGTACTTTGAATCGTGCGGAGAAGAACAACGTCGACATGCGGACGGCGGCACTCATGGAAGGGATTGAACGCGTCGCGCAGGCTAAGCTGGCGCGCGGTCTGTTCCCATAA
- a CDS encoding DUF1549 and DUF1553 domain-containing protein produces the protein MKLKHYFLLIVLFAGILFGRLEKSSHAAELEVYLPNQDQGIELSDPDARQQLLITHKDQSGSISDVTRSVKYQVEPEGIAVVSPTGYISPLSNGSATITASLDSKRSLKIPVRVSSFEQRRPVSFYNDVIPQLTRGGCNSGACHGTPSGKNNFHLSLLGFEPGNDFEYITKESLGRRINPAAPETSLLLQKAAGIVPHGGGSRFKADGAEIRLIARWIREGMRYDPEKEATVTHIEIFPQVRVLPKQATQQLVVTAYFSDGTKRDITRLAEFKPNQPKMAAVDELGLVTLKDQTGTTSVMIRFQEQVAVFMTTIPLGQPTPDLPTPENFIDQHVFAKLKVLGLPPSERCDDSTFLRRVTLDITGRIPTLEQTQSFLADQGPDKRARKINELLDSSGYADLFASKWAGVLRNKAGGNLEQVARETFGFHAWIRTSLATNKPYNEFVTELITARGKPGTNPAVSWYRAVKDPKDQMSDIAQVFLGVRIQCAQCHHHPYEKWSQDDFYGFQAFFNTLGRKEVYKLPEDDIVYHKRIIAVAKNPNTNRELKPTPLDGAALDIPAERDPRIDLANWVTDPKNPFFAKMLVNRYWKHFFGRGLVEPEDDIRITNPATHPELLNQLADSFVKSNYDLKAICRTICNSRTYQLSSFPNQYNQSDEQNYARYYPRRLPAEMMLDAMNDVAGSKNNFNHQPVGVRAVALPDDSANVESFFLRVFGRPQMDTACECERTANADLAQSLHLINSDTIQQILSASDGQAVQLARDKNRDDQTRIKELYLHALSRSPNENELETGLAHLQKKRNQSKADPRILSLEQAEKQAYEDIIWVIINTKEFLFNH, from the coding sequence ATGAAATTGAAGCATTATTTTCTGCTGATTGTTTTATTCGCCGGCATCCTCTTTGGGAGGCTGGAGAAATCTTCCCATGCGGCTGAGTTGGAAGTCTATCTGCCGAATCAGGACCAGGGGATTGAATTATCAGATCCCGATGCCCGTCAGCAATTATTAATCACACACAAAGACCAGTCGGGTTCCATAAGCGATGTCACGCGGAGTGTGAAATATCAGGTTGAACCAGAGGGTATCGCTGTGGTCAGCCCCACCGGATATATCAGCCCCCTGTCCAACGGGTCTGCTACCATTACCGCCTCTCTGGATTCGAAACGTTCCCTCAAAATCCCGGTACGCGTTTCTTCGTTCGAACAGCGTCGTCCGGTCAGCTTCTACAATGACGTCATCCCGCAACTCACGCGGGGTGGTTGTAACAGTGGCGCCTGCCATGGCACGCCTTCCGGGAAAAACAACTTTCATTTGTCATTATTGGGTTTTGAACCGGGCAATGACTTCGAGTACATCACTAAAGAATCTCTCGGACGCCGGATTAACCCGGCAGCACCAGAAACCAGTCTCTTGTTACAAAAAGCAGCTGGAATAGTACCCCACGGTGGAGGAAGTCGGTTCAAGGCGGATGGAGCAGAAATCAGACTGATCGCCCGCTGGATTCGCGAAGGGATGCGGTATGATCCGGAAAAAGAAGCGACGGTGACGCACATCGAAATATTTCCTCAAGTCCGCGTCCTGCCCAAACAGGCTACCCAGCAACTGGTCGTCACTGCTTATTTCTCTGATGGAACGAAACGGGACATTACGCGCCTGGCGGAATTCAAACCAAACCAGCCTAAGATGGCAGCAGTCGACGAACTTGGACTGGTGACATTAAAAGACCAGACTGGCACAACATCGGTCATGATACGTTTCCAGGAACAGGTCGCCGTTTTCATGACGACCATTCCTCTCGGCCAGCCCACGCCTGACTTGCCGACTCCTGAGAACTTTATCGACCAGCATGTTTTTGCGAAGCTGAAAGTGCTCGGACTTCCCCCTTCAGAACGATGTGATGATTCCACCTTTCTCCGCAGGGTGACTCTGGATATCACCGGTCGGATCCCCACTTTGGAGCAGACACAATCTTTTCTGGCTGATCAGGGTCCCGATAAACGGGCGCGTAAGATTAACGAACTATTGGACAGTTCCGGCTATGCAGATCTGTTCGCGTCTAAATGGGCCGGCGTATTACGTAACAAGGCCGGCGGAAATCTGGAACAGGTTGCCCGGGAGACTTTCGGCTTTCATGCCTGGATCCGAACCAGTCTGGCCACGAATAAGCCTTATAACGAATTCGTAACAGAGCTGATTACAGCCCGAGGCAAGCCGGGGACCAATCCTGCCGTCTCATGGTACCGAGCCGTTAAAGATCCCAAAGATCAGATGTCAGACATCGCCCAGGTTTTCCTGGGGGTCCGCATTCAATGCGCGCAGTGCCACCATCACCCCTATGAAAAATGGAGCCAGGACGATTTCTACGGATTTCAGGCATTCTTCAACACACTGGGACGCAAAGAAGTTTATAAGCTGCCGGAAGACGACATCGTTTACCATAAACGAATCATCGCGGTTGCCAAAAACCCGAATACAAATCGCGAACTGAAACCAACGCCGCTGGATGGGGCAGCCCTGGACATCCCTGCTGAACGGGATCCGCGAATCGATCTGGCTAACTGGGTCACAGATCCCAAGAACCCCTTCTTTGCCAAAATGCTGGTGAATCGTTACTGGAAACATTTTTTCGGCAGAGGTCTGGTTGAACCGGAAGATGACATTCGGATCACAAATCCAGCGACGCACCCTGAACTGTTGAATCAGCTGGCAGACTCATTCGTCAAATCGAATTATGACCTGAAAGCAATCTGCCGCACCATCTGTAACAGCAGAACCTATCAACTCAGCTCTTTTCCGAACCAGTACAATCAAAGTGATGAGCAGAATTACGCGCGCTACTATCCTCGACGGCTGCCAGCCGAGATGATGCTGGATGCGATGAATGATGTTGCAGGTTCTAAGAACAATTTCAATCACCAGCCGGTGGGTGTTCGGGCAGTCGCCTTACCCGATGATTCAGCCAACGTCGAGTCATTTTTCCTGCGGGTCTTCGGTCGGCCGCAGATGGACACGGCCTGTGAATGTGAGCGCACCGCTAATGCGGACCTGGCACAAAGCCTGCATCTGATCAACTCCGATACGATCCAACAGATTCTTTCCGCCTCTGACGGCCAGGCAGTCCAGTTGGCCCGTGACAAAAACAGGGACGATCAGACACGCATCAAAGAGCTGTATCTGCATGCTCTTTCTCGATCTCCCAATGAAAATGAACTTGAGACAGGGCTGGCTCATCTGCAGAAGAAACGGAATCAGTCGAAGGCAGATCCCAGGATATTATCTCTCGAACAGGCTGAGAAACAGGCCTATGAAGATATTATCTGGGTGATCATCAATACAAAAGAGTTCCTGTTCAACCATTAA